TCTCGAAGCGCTCGGCTTCCTCGTCACCGGGCGGTCATTCCGCACGGGACGGCTGGCCGAGATACCCACCTGGGGTATCGAGCGAACGACCGTGGCGGGCGAGTTGCGCCGGGCCGATGGCGCGCACACGGTGCGGCGCGCGCTCGAGCGGCAGCCGAACGGGGCCTGGCAGACGACGGGTGATGGCTGCTCGTGGGCGCGTGCCGTCCCCTTCAGCTGGGCCGACCTCGAAATCCTCCACGGATCGCCGGCGGTGCGCCGCAACTTCCTGGATGGCTTCGCCGCCCGCCTCTACGCCAGCCACCGGGCGGCACTGACCCGCTATCGTCAGATCCTGGGACGGCGCAACGTACTCCTGCAGCGGGGGTCCCTGGCCGGCGTGGGCGCCCGGCTGGCGCCGTGGGACGAGCAGCTCGTCACGGTCGGCCTGGAGCTGATGGGCCGGCGGTGCCGCGCGGTGGCCGCGCTGCAGACCGAGATCGCCCGGATCTATCCGGCGCTGGCCGGTGGGCCGGCCAAGGTCGAGATTCGCTATCGAGCCTCACTGGGCGAGGCGACGGAGCCGGCGGCCTTCCTGGCCGCCCTGGAGCGCGGTCGAGCGGTGGAGGTGCGGCGCGGGCAGACGCTGGTCGGGCCGCATCGCGACGACCTCGCCATCGAGCTGGACGGCGTAGACGCCCGAGCCTTCGGTTCGCGCGGCCAGCAGCGGCTGCTGGCGCTGGCCTTGCGCCTGGCCGAGGTGCTTCCCATCACCGAGGCGACCGGGACGACCCCGGTGCTCCTCCTGGACGACGCGCTCTCCGAGCTGGACGCCGGCGTCCGGAACAACGTCTTGCGCGAGATCGAGCACAGCGACCAGGTATTCCTGACCTCGCCCGAACCGCTCACGGCCCTCGGCGGTGCCCGCTGGGTCGTGAGGGAAGGCGAGGTGGCCGCGGCATGACGGACGAAACCTACACGGCGAGCGACATCAAGATCCTGGAAGGGCTGGAGGCTGTCCGCAAGCGTCCGGCCATGTACATCGGCGACACGGGGCTCTACGGCCTGCACCACCTCGTGTACGAGGTCGTCGACAACTCCGTGGACGAGGCGCTGGCCGGCCATTGCGACAGTATCAAGGTCATCCTGCACTCCGACGGCTCCTGCTCGGTGGGGGACAACGGGCGAGGCATCCCGGTGGACATCCACAAGGAGACCGGCCGGCCGGCGGCCGAGGTCGTGCTGACCACGCTCCACGCGGGCGGCAAGTTCGAGCACTCCGCCTACAAGGTCTCCGGGGGCTTGCACGGGGTCGGCGTGTCCGTGGTCAACGCGCTCAGCGAGTGGCTCGACGTCGAGATCCGCCGCGCGGGCCGGGAGTGGACGCAGCGGTTCGAGAAGGGCGGCGTGCCGACGGGCCCCTTGACGGCCGGGGCGGCCACCAAGAAGACCGGCACGATCATCCGCTTCAAGCCCGACGCCACCATCTTCGAGGAGACGACGTTCTCCTTCGATACGCTCTCCAATCGCCTGCGCGAGATGGCGTTCCTCACCAAAGGGCTCAAGATCGTCATCGAGGAC
Above is a genomic segment from Candidatus Methylomirabilota bacterium containing:
- the recF gene encoding DNA replication and repair protein RecF (All proteins in this family for which functions are known are DNA-binding proteins that assist the filamentation of RecA onto DNA for the initiation of recombination or recombinational repair.) — translated: MQILEFRNHRTLSWSPSPKLNLLTGANAQGKTSLLEALGFLVTGRSFRTGRLAEIPTWGIERTTVAGELRRADGAHTVRRALERQPNGAWQTTGDGCSWARAVPFSWADLEILHGSPAVRRNFLDGFAARLYASHRAALTRYRQILGRRNVLLQRGSLAGVGARLAPWDEQLVTVGLELMGRRCRAVAALQTEIARIYPALAGGPAKVEIRYRASLGEATEPAAFLAALERGRAVEVRRGQTLVGPHRDDLAIELDGVDARAFGSRGQQRLLALALRLAEVLPITEATGTTPVLLLDDALSELDAGVRNNVLREIEHSDQVFLTSPEPLTALGGARWVVREGEVAAA